The proteins below are encoded in one region of Lonchura striata isolate bLonStr1 chromosome 1, bLonStr1.mat, whole genome shotgun sequence:
- the EVX1 gene encoding homeobox even-skipped homolog protein 1, translating to METRKEMVMFLEGTTLGALVGKRVPNLSEAVGSPAAEPQEKMIHRNCISPRPGPLSSRERGGGGGGGGEDEEEVEVLPGTGTVPESRSAAAALLSAGQQPPVPELPSSKGQQSSSDTESDFYEEIEVSCTPDCATGSAEYQHSKGPCSEALAGSPSGGGDHPKGSGGSGGSQGSLACSASDQMRRYRTAFTREQIARLEKEFYRENYVSRPRRCELAAALNLPETTIKVWFQNRRMKDKRQRLAMTWPHPADPAFYTYMMSHAAATGNLPYPFPSHLPLPYYSHMGIGATSASAATPFSTPLRPLDTFRVLSHPYPRPELLCAFRHPSLYPPTHGLSSTGGNPCSCLACHSGQSNGLAQRPSGSDFTCSATTRTDSFLTFTPSVLSKATSVSMDQREEVPLTR from the exons ATGGAAACCAGGAAGGAGATGGTGATGTTTCTGGAGGGGACTACTCTTGGCGCTCTAGTTGGCAAGAGGGTGCCTAATTTGTCCGAAGCAGTGGGGAGCCCCGCTGCGGAGCCGCAGGAGAAGATGATCCATCGGAACTGCATCAGCCCCAGACCTGGCCCCTTGTCGTCCcgggagagaggaggaggaggaggtggcgGAGGAGaagacgaagaggaggtggaggtgctgccagggacagggacggtgCCGGAGAGCCGCTCGGCGGCGGCAGCACTGCTTTCGGCCGGACAGCAGCCCCCCGTCCCGGAGCTCCCCTCCAGcaaagggcagcagagcagctcgGACACCGAGTCGGATTTCTATGAGGAAATCGAGGTGAGCTGCACCCCGGACTGCGCCACGGGGAGCGCCGAGTACCAGCACAGCAAAG GGCCGTGCTCCGAGGCGTTGGCCGGCAGCCCCAGCGGCGGGGGGGATCACCCCAAGGGCAGCGGAGGCAGCGGCGGCTCCCAGGGCTCGCTGGCCTGCAGCGCCAGCGACCAGATGCGCCGCTACCGCACCGCCTTCACCCGCGAGCAGATCGCCCGGCTGGAGAAGGAGTTTTACCGGGAGAATTACGTGTCCAGACCCCGGAGATGTGAGCTGGCGGCTGCTCTAAATCTGCCAGAAACCACCATCAAG GTTTGGTTCCAGAACCGCAGGATGAAGGACAAGCGGCAGCGCCTGGCCATGACCTGGCCTCACCCGGCCGACCCGGCGTTTTATACGTACATGATGAGCCACGCGGCAGCCACCGGGAACCTGCCGTATCCATTCCCGTCCCACCTGCCCCTGCCCTACTACTCCCACATGGGCATCGGCGCCACATCGGCCTCTGCCGCCACCCCCTTCAGTACTCCCCTGAGGCCTCTGGACACCTTCAGAGTCCTCTCCCACCCGTACCCGAGACCAGAACTGCTGTGCGCCTTCAGACATCCCTCTCTCTACCCCCCAACTCATGGACTGAGCAGCACCGGGGGCaacccctgctcctgcctggcatGCCACAGCGGCCAGTCCAACGGGCTGGCGCAGAGACCCTCCGGATCAGACTTTACCTGTTCGGCCACAACCAGGACTGACTCCTTTCTCACTTTTACGCCCTCTGTGCTGAGCAAAGCCACCTCAGTTTCCATGGACCAGAGAGAAGAAGTACCTTTAACGAGATAA